From Cellulosimicrobium sp. ES-005, one genomic window encodes:
- a CDS encoding helix-turn-helix domain-containing protein, with protein sequence MSDGAGRAEGQPDEDTGGAPGRPPERAGDGTLAAVAAQLRALRAERGLSLSALAAAAGIGKGSLSEIEHGARNPTLATLYALAGALGVPLATLLAERAGTEVSSEGVTARLLDAHHLPGGTAVEIYHLHLEAHADRTSPPHGPGVVEHLLITRGRLRAGRHGAEAVVEEGDELRWVSDADHSYRALDGAPVDAVLVIRTPPRGGAG encoded by the coding sequence GTGAGCGACGGGGCGGGGCGCGCGGAAGGTCAGCCGGACGAGGACACCGGGGGAGCGCCTGGGCGCCCGCCGGAACGGGCCGGGGACGGGACGCTCGCGGCGGTCGCCGCGCAGCTCCGTGCGCTGCGTGCGGAGCGAGGCCTCTCCCTCTCGGCGCTCGCCGCCGCGGCGGGCATCGGCAAGGGCTCGCTCTCCGAGATCGAGCACGGCGCGCGCAACCCGACGCTCGCGACCCTCTACGCGCTGGCCGGGGCGCTCGGCGTCCCGCTCGCGACGCTCCTCGCCGAGCGGGCGGGCACGGAGGTGTCGTCCGAGGGCGTCACCGCGCGCCTGCTCGATGCGCACCACCTGCCCGGCGGCACGGCCGTCGAGATCTACCACCTGCACCTCGAGGCCCACGCGGACCGGACCTCGCCGCCCCACGGGCCGGGCGTCGTCGAGCACCTGCTCATCACGCGCGGTCGCCTGCGTGCCGGGCGCCACGGGGCGGAGGCGGTCGTCGAGGAGGGCGACGAGCTGCGCTGGGTGTCGGACGCCGACCACTCCTACCGGGCGCTCGACGGCGCCCCGGTCGACGCGGTGCTCGTCATCCGGACGCCGCCCCGCGGCGGCGCCGGGTAG
- a CDS encoding LLM class flavin-dependent oxidoreductase, which yields MPDYGHDLRFGSFVTPTAAAPHQAVALAQLSEEVGLDLVTFQDHPYQAAFLDTWTLMSWVAARTERVRIAGNVLNLPLRPPAVLARAVASLDRLSGGRVELGLGAGGFWDPIVAMGGERLTPGESVDALSEGIDVVRGLWDTSTRDRLVAGGTHHRVDGPKRGPAPAHDVEIWVGALKPRMLRLVGAKADGWLPSLAYLQSFEALAKGNATIDAAAEEAGRDPRAVRRLLNVGGRFTADGGAGFLQGSPRQWAEQVAEVTLEHGVSTWIVAGDDPTTLAVVGQEVAPAARELVASARGAGGPASGAPTDGEVRA from the coding sequence ATGCCCGACTACGGCCACGACCTGCGCTTCGGGTCCTTCGTCACGCCCACCGCCGCGGCGCCGCACCAGGCCGTCGCGCTGGCTCAGCTCTCCGAGGAGGTGGGCCTGGACCTCGTCACGTTCCAGGACCACCCGTACCAGGCGGCGTTCCTCGACACGTGGACGCTGATGTCCTGGGTCGCCGCGCGCACCGAGCGCGTCCGGATCGCGGGCAACGTGCTCAACCTGCCGCTGCGCCCGCCGGCCGTGCTCGCGCGGGCCGTGGCGAGCCTCGACCGGCTCTCGGGCGGGCGCGTCGAGCTGGGGCTCGGCGCGGGCGGGTTCTGGGACCCGATCGTCGCCATGGGCGGCGAGCGTCTGACGCCGGGAGAGTCGGTCGACGCGCTCTCCGAGGGCATCGACGTCGTCCGCGGGCTGTGGGACACGTCCACGCGTGACCGCCTCGTCGCGGGCGGGACGCACCACCGCGTCGACGGGCCCAAGCGCGGCCCCGCGCCCGCGCACGACGTCGAGATCTGGGTCGGCGCGCTCAAGCCCCGCATGCTGCGCCTCGTCGGGGCGAAGGCCGACGGCTGGCTCCCGTCGCTCGCGTACCTGCAGAGCTTCGAGGCGCTGGCGAAGGGCAACGCGACGATCGACGCCGCCGCCGAGGAGGCGGGTCGCGACCCGCGGGCCGTGCGTCGGTTGCTCAACGTCGGCGGCCGGTTCACCGCCGACGGCGGCGCGGGGTTCCTCCAGGGCTCGCCGCGTCAGTGGGCCGAGCAGGTCGCGGAGGTGACGCTCGAGCACGGCGTGTCCACGTGGATCGTCGCGGGCGACGACCCGACGACGCTCGCCGTCGTCGGCCAGGAGGTCGCCCCCGCGGCCCGCGAGCTCGTCGCGTCCGCGCGGGGCGCCGGCGGCCCGGCCTCGGGCGCCCCGACCGACGGCGAGGTCCGCGCATGA
- a CDS encoding polysaccharide deacetylase family protein: MTAAAPGGGAPPSDLVSRLGLAADARAIILNADDYGMCRAANRAVSELLLAGHVDSATVMVPCGWAPDALAFAAAHPVDVGVHLVLTSEWTRYRWRPLTGTGTSLVDDAGYFPRDVLTVERQARVEDVVAELTAQLDAALAAGVDVSHLDNHMGSVYGLETGRSFLPQVFELAARHRLPFRLPRTTDGMVLPPGDFQPLLDEATAAADALGVVLVDRLWTHPFELDGAGTVEEEDYEDVRADFLDLLRRVPSGVTEIFLHPMLDDDELGDVADYGVAKRGFEHRLLADPAVAAVIAEEGIVRVGWRHLRAVQRGER, translated from the coding sequence GTGACCGCGGCAGCACCGGGCGGCGGAGCACCGCCGTCGGACCTGGTCTCCCGGCTGGGCCTCGCCGCCGACGCGCGCGCGATCATCCTCAACGCCGACGACTACGGCATGTGCCGCGCCGCCAACCGCGCGGTCTCCGAGCTCCTCCTCGCGGGGCACGTCGACTCCGCGACGGTCATGGTCCCGTGCGGGTGGGCGCCGGACGCGCTCGCGTTCGCGGCCGCGCACCCCGTCGACGTGGGCGTGCACCTCGTGCTGACCAGCGAGTGGACGCGGTACCGGTGGCGCCCGCTCACCGGCACGGGCACGTCCCTGGTCGACGACGCGGGCTACTTCCCGCGCGACGTGCTGACCGTCGAGCGCCAGGCGCGCGTCGAGGACGTCGTCGCCGAGCTCACGGCCCAGCTCGACGCGGCGCTCGCGGCCGGGGTCGACGTCTCGCACCTCGACAACCACATGGGCTCCGTCTACGGGCTCGAGACGGGACGCTCGTTCCTGCCGCAGGTCTTCGAGCTCGCCGCCCGGCACCGGCTGCCCTTCCGCCTGCCCCGCACGACCGACGGGATGGTGCTGCCCCCGGGCGACTTCCAGCCCCTGCTCGACGAGGCGACGGCCGCGGCGGACGCCCTCGGCGTCGTCCTGGTCGACCGGCTCTGGACCCACCCGTTCGAGCTCGATGGCGCCGGGACGGTCGAGGAGGAGGACTACGAGGACGTCCGCGCCGACTTCCTCGACCTGCTGCGCCGCGTGCCGTCCGGCGTGACCGAGATCTTCCTCCACCCCATGCTGGACGACGACGAGCTCGGCGACGTCGCCGACTACGGCGTCGCGAAGCGCGGCTTCGAGCACCGGCTCCTCGCGGACCCGGCCGTCGCGGCCGTGATCGCCGAGGAGGGCATCGTCCGCGTCGGCTGGCGGCACCTGCGCGCGGTGCAGCGGGGCGAGCGGTGA
- a CDS encoding MarR family winged helix-turn-helix transcriptional regulator: MSTTTTTAAPTGPAELPGRLEDLGWHLGVLLRAYRATVEQALDDVPHGTRGYQVLVTVAQGDHPTQLALAEHHGIDRTVMTYLVDDLVAAGLVERQQNPADRRARRVVATPEGRRRLAGWASAVHDAEEHLLDMLSPDERSAFRTLMRRVACDLRDVDATTDPCTVAEHTLGGTTPPKQTPARPR; this comes from the coding sequence ATGAGCACGACCACGACGACCGCCGCACCCACCGGCCCGGCCGAGCTCCCCGGCCGCCTCGAGGACCTCGGCTGGCACCTCGGCGTGCTCCTGCGTGCCTACCGCGCGACGGTCGAGCAGGCGCTCGACGACGTCCCCCACGGCACGCGGGGCTACCAGGTCCTCGTCACCGTCGCACAGGGCGACCACCCCACCCAGCTCGCGCTCGCCGAGCACCACGGCATCGACCGGACCGTCATGACGTACCTGGTCGACGACCTCGTCGCCGCAGGTCTCGTCGAGCGGCAGCAGAACCCCGCCGACCGCCGCGCCCGCCGCGTCGTCGCGACGCCCGAGGGCCGCCGTCGGCTCGCCGGGTGGGCCTCCGCCGTGCACGACGCCGAGGAGCACCTCCTCGACATGCTCTCCCCCGACGAGCGCAGCGCCTTCCGCACGCTCATGCGCCGCGTCGCGTGCGACCTGCGCGACGTCGACGCCACCACCGACCCCTGCACCGTCGCCGAGCACACCCTCGGCGGCACCACCCCGCCGAAGCAGACCCCCGCTCGACCGAGGTAG
- a CDS encoding transferase, whose translation MARLARRVQVENDYGEIMHYERHTGGGLVSPHARVPESVPVGSGTYVEKGAVVGYGSQLGEGSWIDRDVTLGRDVRIGDNVRLCPETRVGDRARVGSGARVGRRVLVEPGAVVPPDEIVPDDATVRRRGGVRSGYDVAA comes from the coding sequence ATGGCCCGCCTCGCACGCCGTGTCCAGGTAGAGAACGACTACGGCGAGATCATGCACTACGAGCGCCACACCGGCGGCGGCCTCGTGTCGCCGCACGCCCGCGTCCCCGAGTCCGTCCCCGTCGGGTCGGGCACGTACGTCGAGAAGGGAGCCGTCGTCGGGTACGGCTCGCAGCTCGGCGAGGGAAGCTGGATCGACCGCGACGTCACCCTCGGCCGGGACGTCCGCATCGGCGACAACGTGCGCCTCTGCCCCGAGACCCGGGTCGGCGACCGCGCCCGCGTCGGCAGCGGCGCGCGCGTCGGGCGCCGCGTGCTCGTGGAGCCGGGCGCCGTCGTCCCGCCGGACGAGATCGTCCCCGACGACGCGACCGTGCGCCGCCGGGGCGGCGTCCGCTCGGGGTACGACGTCGCCGCCTGA
- a CDS encoding LLM class flavin-dependent oxidoreductase yields MTDYGHPLRLGTFVTPSAQDPDATVGLARLAEDLGYDLVTFQDHPYQPRFLDTWTLLSYVASATERIHVAPDVVNVPMRPPAVLARAAASLDLLSDGRVDVALGAGAFWDAMVSMGVERLTPGESVEALAEAIEVIRAIWGEDGDGELFVPGRHHRLDGATPGPGTTRRIPVWLGALGPRMLRLVGEKADGWLPSLGRVGLDGLRAGNARIDEAATAVGRDPREVTRLLNVSGTFGANDGGGGLGGAPDLAGPPEAWVERLVPLVLEEGVSTLILATDDERTTRRFAEEVAPALRDAVAAGRAARGTDTSRVVPLVVRAARRPGIAYDDVPAPLAERAVEPGDAAYAGVRSNYLRGGSPGLVLRPRDTAEVVEALAFARAQPVTQTVPLSVRSGGHGISGRSTNDGGIVLDLGALDAVEVLDDAARLVRVGPGARWGEVAAALAPRGWAITSGDYGGVGVGGLATAGGIGFLGRAHGLTIDHVRAVEVVLADGSVVRASDDENPDLFWAVRGAGSQVGVVTSFELVADEVAAVGFAQMVHDASDLAGFLERWGATVEGSPRDTTSFLIVGRPRPGQPVVAQSMTMVDSDDPDVVLARLQPFAAISPLLAQATAQIVPYDAVVSAPAPGPHGGQGEPVSRSGLLEHLTPEAAARLAGLVASGDTYFFQIRSTGGAASDVPVDATAYAHRSANFSVVAMGASRSRLDARWDALADVFEGMYLSFDTDSRPERVTDAFPPATLERLREVKRRVDPTNVFRDNLPVLGPDPLEPAPAPAR; encoded by the coding sequence ATGACCGACTACGGCCACCCGCTCCGCCTCGGCACGTTCGTCACGCCCTCCGCGCAGGACCCGGACGCGACGGTCGGGCTCGCGCGCCTCGCCGAGGACCTCGGCTACGACCTCGTGACCTTCCAGGACCACCCCTACCAGCCGCGCTTCCTCGACACGTGGACGCTGCTGTCGTACGTCGCGTCCGCGACGGAGCGCATCCACGTCGCGCCCGACGTCGTCAACGTCCCGATGCGCCCGCCCGCGGTGCTCGCGCGCGCGGCGGCGAGCCTCGACCTGCTGTCCGACGGGCGCGTCGACGTGGCCCTGGGCGCGGGTGCCTTCTGGGACGCCATGGTCTCGATGGGCGTCGAGCGGCTCACCCCGGGCGAGTCGGTCGAGGCGCTCGCCGAGGCGATCGAGGTGATCCGGGCGATCTGGGGCGAGGACGGCGACGGCGAGCTGTTCGTCCCCGGGCGCCACCACCGGCTCGACGGCGCGACCCCCGGCCCGGGAACCACGCGTCGCATCCCCGTGTGGCTGGGCGCGCTCGGCCCGCGCATGCTGCGCCTCGTCGGTGAGAAGGCCGACGGCTGGCTCCCGTCGCTGGGGCGCGTCGGCCTGGACGGGCTGCGCGCGGGCAACGCGCGCATCGACGAGGCCGCGACCGCCGTCGGGCGCGACCCGCGCGAGGTCACGCGCCTGCTCAACGTGTCCGGGACCTTCGGGGCGAACGACGGCGGTGGCGGCCTGGGCGGCGCGCCCGACCTCGCCGGGCCGCCCGAGGCCTGGGTCGAGCGGCTCGTGCCGCTCGTCCTGGAGGAGGGTGTCTCGACGCTGATCCTCGCGACCGACGACGAACGCACGACCCGCCGGTTCGCCGAGGAGGTCGCGCCCGCGCTGCGCGACGCGGTCGCCGCCGGGCGCGCCGCGCGCGGGACCGACACGTCGCGCGTCGTGCCGCTCGTCGTCCGCGCGGCACGTCGTCCGGGTATCGCGTACGACGACGTCCCCGCCCCGCTCGCGGAGCGCGCGGTCGAGCCCGGGGACGCGGCGTACGCGGGCGTGCGCTCGAACTACCTGCGCGGCGGCTCGCCCGGGCTCGTGCTCCGCCCGCGCGACACCGCCGAGGTGGTCGAGGCGCTCGCCTTCGCGCGCGCCCAGCCGGTGACGCAGACGGTGCCGCTGTCCGTCCGCTCCGGTGGGCACGGCATCAGCGGGCGCTCGACGAACGACGGCGGGATCGTCCTCGACCTGGGCGCGCTCGACGCCGTCGAGGTGCTCGACGACGCCGCGCGCCTCGTGCGCGTCGGGCCCGGCGCGCGCTGGGGCGAGGTCGCGGCGGCGCTCGCGCCGCGCGGGTGGGCGATCACGTCCGGCGACTACGGCGGGGTGGGCGTGGGCGGGCTCGCGACCGCGGGCGGCATCGGGTTCCTCGGCCGCGCGCACGGCCTGACGATCGACCACGTGCGCGCCGTCGAGGTCGTCCTCGCGGACGGCTCGGTCGTGCGTGCGAGCGACGACGAGAACCCGGACCTGTTCTGGGCCGTGCGCGGCGCGGGGTCGCAGGTCGGGGTCGTCACCTCGTTCGAGCTCGTCGCCGACGAGGTCGCGGCCGTGGGGTTCGCGCAGATGGTGCACGACGCCTCGGACCTCGCGGGGTTCCTCGAGCGCTGGGGCGCGACGGTCGAGGGGTCGCCGCGCGACACGACGAGCTTCCTCATCGTCGGGCGCCCGCGGCCAGGGCAGCCGGTCGTCGCACAGTCCATGACCATGGTCGACTCCGACGACCCGGACGTCGTCCTCGCCCGGCTGCAGCCGTTCGCGGCGATCTCCCCGCTGCTCGCCCAGGCGACGGCGCAGATCGTGCCGTACGACGCCGTCGTCTCCGCGCCCGCGCCCGGGCCGCACGGCGGTCAGGGCGAGCCCGTGTCGCGCTCCGGCCTGCTGGAGCACCTCACGCCCGAGGCGGCGGCCCGGCTCGCGGGCCTCGTCGCGAGCGGCGACACGTACTTCTTCCAGATCCGCTCGACCGGCGGCGCGGCGTCGGACGTCCCGGTGGACGCGACGGCGTACGCGCACCGGTCCGCGAACTTCTCGGTCGTGGCGATGGGAGCGAGCCGCTCCCGGCTCGACGCGCGCTGGGACGCGCTGGCGGACGTGTTCGAGGGCATGTACCTGAGCTTCGACACCGACAGCCGCCCCGAGCGGGTGACGGACGCGTTCCCGCCCGCGACCTTGGAGCGACTGCGCGAGGTCAAGCGCCGCGTCGACCCGACGAACGTCTTCCGCGACAACCTCCCCGTCCTCGGACCGGACCCGCTCGAGCCAGCACCGGCACCCGCGAGGTAG
- a CDS encoding benzoate/H(+) symporter BenE family transporter — MDPAPDRLRPVLAGLVTALVGFTSSFAVVLAGLRAVGATPDQAASGLLALCVTQAVGILWLTTRHRTPLTLAWSTPGAALLVSTGAVAGGWPAAVGAFCVVGGLVLLTALWPRLGDLVAAIPTPIAQAMLAGVLLTLCLAPVRAVVATPLLVAPVIVTWLVLLRVAPRWAAPAALAVTLAIVGYEAVHGGTLTWSDAVPRLDLTAPTLSWQAVVGLAVPLYVVTMASQNVPGVAVMASFGYRVPWRETMTVTGLATLAGATAGGHTINLAAISAALAAGPEAHPDPRRRWLAAHTAGWAYLVLAVGSAGLAALVAAAPAGLVEAAAGLALVATLGAAVAGAVAEPRGREAAVVTFLVAASGVVVAGIAAAFWAILAGLTVHAVLTARRRPPNKNPDPREVEHPVAR; from the coding sequence ATGGACCCCGCCCCGGACCGCCTGCGCCCCGTCCTCGCCGGCCTCGTGACCGCGCTCGTCGGCTTCACGAGCTCGTTCGCCGTCGTGCTCGCCGGGCTGCGCGCCGTCGGCGCGACCCCCGACCAGGCGGCCTCGGGGCTCCTCGCCCTGTGCGTCACGCAGGCCGTCGGGATCCTCTGGCTGACCACCCGGCACCGCACCCCCCTCACGCTCGCGTGGTCCACGCCCGGCGCCGCGCTGCTCGTGAGCACGGGCGCCGTCGCGGGCGGGTGGCCCGCCGCGGTCGGGGCCTTCTGCGTCGTCGGCGGGCTCGTGCTGCTCACCGCGCTCTGGCCGCGACTGGGCGACCTCGTCGCCGCCATCCCGACCCCGATCGCCCAGGCGATGCTCGCCGGCGTGCTCCTCACGCTGTGCCTCGCTCCCGTGCGCGCGGTCGTCGCGACACCGCTGCTCGTCGCGCCGGTGATCGTCACGTGGCTCGTCCTGCTGCGGGTCGCGCCGCGCTGGGCGGCGCCCGCAGCGCTCGCGGTGACGCTCGCGATCGTCGGGTACGAGGCCGTGCACGGCGGCACGCTCACGTGGTCCGACGCCGTCCCGCGCCTCGACCTCACGGCGCCCACGCTCTCGTGGCAGGCGGTGGTCGGGCTCGCGGTCCCGCTCTACGTCGTGACGATGGCGTCGCAGAACGTGCCGGGTGTCGCCGTCATGGCGTCGTTCGGCTATCGCGTGCCGTGGCGCGAGACGATGACCGTCACCGGGCTCGCGACCCTCGCCGGGGCGACGGCGGGCGGCCACACGATCAACCTCGCGGCGATCTCCGCCGCGCTCGCCGCGGGGCCCGAGGCGCACCCCGACCCCCGGCGCCGCTGGCTCGCCGCCCACACCGCCGGGTGGGCGTACCTCGTGCTCGCCGTCGGTTCCGCCGGCCTCGCCGCGCTCGTCGCCGCCGCGCCCGCGGGCCTCGTCGAGGCTGCGGCGGGGCTCGCGCTCGTCGCGACGCTCGGCGCGGCCGTCGCGGGCGCCGTCGCCGAGCCGCGCGGTCGCGAGGCGGCCGTCGTGACGTTCCTCGTCGCGGCGAGCGGCGTCGTCGTCGCCGGCATCGCCGCCGCGTTCTGGGCGATCCTCGCCGGGCTCACCGTCCACGCGGTGCTCACGGCTCGCCGTCGGCCGCCGAACAAGAACCCGGACCCCCGCGAGGTAGAACACCCCGTCGCGAGGTAG
- a CDS encoding MFS transporter, with protein sequence MSAPQPAPSGSVPTAGGGLLARTRDRRLVGAPSRAGTIAYGASAFPSNLLMQTFSAFVVYFYVDHLGVRAGWVAGAMVAHGILNALLNPLVGAASDRRRTRWGRRVPWIVLGIVPLVVAFALVWMPPAVGPVGLVVWFLVVVALFDVAYVVVALNISALFPEIFRTTAERARGNTPRQIFGLVGMILGTAGAPLLYGTLGWTWMALLLGVVSLAFFVWSLAGMVERPVDVATVREREAAVGLGDQLRYTFANRAFVTYVLGSLLLQSTTAIVLAAIPFYVRYTLGGAEADATLLLAPIFVAAIPSIVGWSWVVRRIGPRSAMLWVVAVYGLATCLYLIPSTVLGAALAGLAVGVGVAGLMQVLEVALAQVIDDDERRTGLRREGMYFGANGFVVRGSVIVQAVLVAGVLSASGYVEGAGDVVQPDSVATGVRLLLGGVPVVLAALAFVCFWFYPLRGHDSDDTDAALTEADASPTAADPLPR encoded by the coding sequence GTGAGCGCCCCGCAGCCGGCGCCGTCGGGCAGCGTGCCGACGGCGGGCGGAGGGCTGCTCGCCCGGACGCGGGACCGCCGGCTCGTCGGTGCGCCCTCGCGCGCGGGGACGATCGCCTACGGAGCGTCCGCGTTCCCCTCGAACCTGCTCATGCAGACGTTCTCCGCGTTCGTCGTCTACTTCTACGTCGACCACCTCGGCGTGCGCGCGGGCTGGGTCGCGGGCGCGATGGTCGCGCACGGCATCCTCAACGCCCTGCTCAACCCGCTCGTCGGCGCCGCCTCCGACCGGCGTCGCACGCGGTGGGGCCGCCGCGTCCCCTGGATCGTGCTCGGGATCGTGCCGCTCGTCGTCGCGTTCGCGCTCGTGTGGATGCCGCCCGCCGTCGGCCCCGTCGGCCTCGTCGTGTGGTTCCTCGTCGTCGTGGCCCTGTTCGACGTCGCGTACGTCGTCGTCGCGCTCAACATCTCGGCGCTGTTCCCCGAGATCTTCCGCACGACGGCGGAGCGCGCCCGCGGGAACACCCCGCGCCAGATCTTCGGCCTCGTCGGGATGATCCTGGGCACCGCCGGCGCGCCGCTGCTGTACGGCACGCTCGGGTGGACCTGGATGGCGCTGCTGCTCGGGGTCGTGAGCCTCGCGTTCTTCGTGTGGTCCCTCGCCGGCATGGTCGAGCGCCCGGTCGACGTCGCGACCGTGCGCGAGCGCGAGGCCGCCGTCGGGCTGGGGGACCAGCTCCGGTACACGTTCGCCAACCGGGCGTTCGTCACCTACGTGCTCGGGTCGCTCCTGCTCCAGAGCACGACCGCGATCGTGCTCGCCGCGATCCCGTTCTACGTGCGGTACACGCTGGGCGGCGCCGAGGCCGACGCGACGCTGCTGCTCGCCCCGATCTTCGTCGCCGCGATCCCGTCGATCGTCGGGTGGTCGTGGGTCGTGCGGCGCATCGGCCCGCGCTCGGCCATGCTGTGGGTCGTCGCCGTGTACGGCCTCGCGACCTGCCTCTACCTGATCCCGTCCACCGTCCTCGGCGCCGCGCTCGCCGGCCTCGCCGTGGGCGTCGGCGTCGCGGGCCTCATGCAGGTGCTCGAGGTGGCGCTGGCGCAGGTCATCGACGACGACGAGCGCCGCACCGGCCTGCGCCGCGAGGGCATGTACTTCGGCGCCAACGGGTTCGTCGTGCGCGGGTCCGTCATCGTCCAGGCCGTGCTCGTCGCCGGTGTGCTCTCGGCCAGCGGGTACGTCGAGGGCGCGGGCGACGTCGTGCAGCCGGACAGCGTCGCGACGGGCGTGCGCCTCCTCCTCGGCGGCGTCCCCGTGGTCCTCGCCGCGCTCGCGTTCGTGTGCTTCTGGTTCTACCCCCTCCGCGGCCACGACTCCGACGACACCGACGCCGCCCTCACCGAGGCCGACGCCTCACCCACCGCGGCAGACCCCCTCCCGAGGTAG
- a CDS encoding PrsW family intramembrane metalloprotease — MTFPPHGPAVPPPHPQPTPVHPHPQGPAGAVGPLDPRAVLEGRPPGRARVGVIVTIAVASLCLLVGLVLAALSGVGTFTVGLLLALVPLGIWVPVVLALDRLEPEPPSALVVAFLWGAGIATLVAGILNTLGLELLTAPLFGEEVGWYVVASFGAPFVEEILKGAVLFGMLWFRRHEIDGWTDGVIYAAMVALGFAAVENVTYFIMAAQDGTLGPTFVLRALVTPLLHPLCTALTGLGVASAATSPPGPRRVLAPIGGLAAAVALHMLWNASTGFGTLALGVAYLAGLGVLVTLIVLLVRDRRRTVATIQRQLVPYVPTGLVTPADLTMLSTLAARRQARDWARRTGGAGAAHAMRDYQQAATELALLHDRVARGAVEAWRVEGQRRALLQLMLTARQAFLVRTPQPPPAPWSPGAPSGFTTDAWVPGQGAY, encoded by the coding sequence GTGACCTTCCCGCCGCACGGCCCCGCCGTCCCCCCGCCGCACCCGCAGCCGACGCCGGTGCACCCGCACCCGCAGGGGCCCGCGGGCGCCGTGGGGCCGCTCGACCCGCGCGCCGTGCTCGAGGGCCGGCCGCCGGGCCGGGCTCGCGTGGGCGTGATCGTGACGATCGCGGTCGCGAGCCTGTGCCTGCTGGTCGGCCTGGTGCTCGCGGCGCTGTCCGGGGTCGGGACGTTCACCGTCGGCCTGCTGCTGGCGCTCGTGCCGCTCGGCATCTGGGTGCCGGTCGTGCTCGCGCTCGACCGCCTCGAGCCGGAGCCGCCGAGCGCGCTCGTCGTGGCGTTCCTGTGGGGCGCCGGGATCGCGACGCTCGTCGCGGGGATCCTCAACACGCTCGGCCTGGAGCTCCTCACCGCGCCGCTGTTCGGCGAGGAGGTCGGCTGGTACGTCGTCGCGTCGTTCGGGGCGCCGTTCGTCGAGGAGATCCTCAAGGGCGCGGTGCTGTTCGGGATGCTGTGGTTCCGCCGGCACGAGATCGACGGCTGGACCGACGGCGTCATCTACGCCGCGATGGTCGCGCTCGGGTTCGCGGCGGTCGAGAACGTCACGTACTTCATCATGGCGGCGCAGGACGGCACGCTCGGCCCGACGTTCGTGCTCCGCGCGCTCGTCACTCCCCTGCTGCACCCGCTGTGCACGGCGCTCACGGGCCTCGGCGTCGCGAGCGCGGCCACGAGCCCGCCCGGCCCGCGCCGGGTCCTCGCGCCGATCGGCGGTCTGGCGGCGGCCGTCGCGCTCCACATGCTGTGGAACGCCTCGACGGGGTTCGGCACGCTCGCGCTCGGGGTCGCCTACCTCGCCGGGCTCGGGGTGCTGGTCACGCTGATCGTCCTGCTCGTGCGGGACCGGCGCCGCACGGTCGCGACGATCCAGCGCCAGCTCGTGCCGTACGTCCCGACCGGGCTGGTCACGCCCGCGGACCTCACGATGCTCTCGACGCTCGCCGCGCGCCGCCAGGCACGTGACTGGGCGCGTCGCACGGGTGGTGCCGGCGCCGCGCACGCCATGCGGGACTACCAGCAGGCGGCGACCGAGCTCGCGCTGCTCCACGACCGCGTCGCGCGCGGTGCGGTCGAGGCGTGGCGCGTCGAGGGGCAGCGCCGCGCGCTGCTGCAGCTCATGCTCACGGCGCGCCAGGCGTTCCTCGTGCGGACGCCTCAGCCGCCGCCCGCACCGTGGTCCCCGGGCGCGCCGTCCGGCTTCACGACCGACGCGTGGGTGCCCGGCCAGGGCGCGTACTAG